GACGGGGCCCAGGTCCTGCTCGTCGGGCGCTCCGGCGCGGCGGCGGAGTCGCCGACGAACGGCACGGGCTACGCGGCCGATCCGGCCTGGGGCTCGGCCGGCGGCGTGGGCGCCGCCTCCAAGGCCCTTTACCTCGACACCGGCACGAGCGAGAACCTGACGGGGTTGTCGGCCGAGACGCTCTACCACTTCGCCGCGTTCGAGCTCAACGGGTCGGGCGGGGCGGAGAATTACCTGACGGCCGGCGCGCCGGTGACGAACCTGTACACGCTGTCCACGGAGCCTTCCGCGCACGCGGGCAGCTTCACCGCGACGGCGGTGTCGAAGACGCAGATCGACCTGTCGTGGAGCGCGGCCGCGGGCGCGGACGGGTACATGATCCTGATCCGCCAGGGCGTGGACCCCGCGGGCACGCCGACGGACGGGCGCGCCTACTCGGTGGGCGACACCTTCGGCGCGGACACGATCACGGGGCTGGTCGTCGGGACGTCGTTCTCGGCGGTGGGGCTGGCCGAGAACACGCAGTACAACTTCTCAATCATGCCCTACAACTGGGACGGCGCGAACGCGCAGACATACAACTACCGGACGGCGGCGACGATCCCGACGGCGAACGACACCACCTGGGCGCGGGCGGGCAAGGTGATCAAGGAGCCGTTCAACAGCTACGCGGACTTCAACAACCTGGCCGGCGCCAACGGCGGCACGGGCTGGGAGGGCGCGTGGTCCGGGGCGTGGGACGAGGGCGACATCTGGATCGATGACGTTAATTTCAGCGTGTCGCTGCAACTGTTGCCGGCGCAGGGCGGCGACTACGCGCGCAAGGCGAAGTTCGACGTGGACTCCAACGGCAAGCGCTCCGCGATCAAGCGCCAGTTCGAGCCCATCACCAGCGGCCAGTTGTACGCCACGTGGATCATGCAGGGCGGGGAGAACAACGCGTCCCGGTTCTGGGGCGTCAGCTTCGGCACGAACGCCAGTTACGGGTTCCAGTACTTCGGCGTCGGCAAGACCCGCAACGACGGCTCCGACCTTGGGATATCCATTCCGAATATGTACAGCAACCAGACCGTGCAGACGACGGACTGGGATCTGACCGCGGGCAACCCCTACGTCATCGCCATCAAGTACGACTTCGACACGGACCTGCTGCAGGTCATGGCGTGGGCGAACAACAACGACGACATTCTCTCCATGCAGGAGCCCGTGCCCTGGATCATGGAAAGGACCATCACCGGCATCGACAAGCTGGACTACCTCTTCCTTGAGGCCGGCTCGGCCGACGCGGGAGGGAACGCCGGCGAGTGCTTCTTCGACCACATCCGCGTGGGAACGAATTGGTACGAGGTCATGGTCTACGGCGGGGAGGACGATCCCTCGCCGCCGGTGCCGCCCACGGTCGAACTGGCGTTCATCGGCACGAACTACGCCGGCTGGAACAAGAGCATCACCAAGACCAACGTGTACGACGCCGAGCTGGCGGACATCAGCAACCCGATCGATTTCGCCATCCGCTGGACGGACTCGACCGGGATGTTCGTCACCAACGACCCGGCCTCGGTGACCAACATCTCGGCCAACAAGGGCCGCGTGTGGCCCAACTGGGACCCGTTGAGCATCGGCGCCGTCACCAGCGCGTTCGGCTACGACAGGATCTTCACCAACGCCTACGGGGTCAATGTTGACACGAGCGTAACCACTTACCAATTCGCGGCTTTCAGCATCACGAACATCGATTTTGACAACACGTACTACATCACCGTCAGCGGCGAGAACGAGGACCGGAGCAGCGGGGAATACACGGCCGACCCGCCCGCCGGCGGCCAGGACGTGTACGGCAGCCGCGGCATCCTGGTCAACGAGCCGATCCGGTTCTACATCCTCGACGACGACACCAACGCGCCGGCTCCGGCGGACGTGTACTCGGTGTCCAACATCGTCGAGACCCTCCGCGTGCTGCACGTCACCGCGGGGACCAGCAACGCGTACCTTTCCGGCGACACGACCAGCCGCCTGTTCCGGGTGACCGACAACGACCTGGCCACGGCGTCCGCCTCCTTCCCCCTCCGCCTGACCCTCGGCGTCAGCGACGCCGCCGGCGTCGCGCGCGGGGCGGGCGACTCGGCGACGAATATGTCGGTGACGATCGGGTCGGTGATCATCTCGAACACGGCCGGGTTCAGCGCGGACGAGAGCACGCCGGCGCCGGCGGCCGGCATCTCGACCAACGTCTGGCGGTTCGAGAGCTTCACCTACGGGCAGGTCGGCGACCTGTGGACCGGCGGCACCAACATCGTCAAGGCCACCGTGCCCGACGCGGACGGGGACCGGATCGAAGACCAGGCCATCCTGACCAACCAGCAGTACGGCCTGCTCACGCTGCGCGACGACGACGTGCTGGGCCCAGCGCTCGGCGGCATCACGCTCGTGGGCGCCTCGGGCTCGGGCACGGAGATCCTCGGCACGAGTTTCGAGACCACGGAGGGGTGGCCCTCCTTCCAGGCCAGCGGCACCCTGTGGTCCAACTGGATCACCAGCGGCACGGGGACGGGAAGCTGGTTCGGGACCGGCTACGTCAACATCGGCGACCCGAACTCGGGCACGCGCAAGGGCGGCATGACCACCGCCGGGCTGGGCCAGTACTTCGAGCTGCCGCCGCGGGAGAATCCGGGCATCCTGAAGCTCTATGCGCGCTTGAGCAGCGCCGGCGCGAACCGCCACCTCGCCGTCGAGCGGTGGGACGGCGATGAGTGGCTGGGCTGCGGGACCAACACGATCACGAGCGACAGCTACGCGGAGTACTCCTGGGAGATCAACTGGATCGACAGCGCGGTCACCGTGCGCGTCATTCGCGTCGGAACAGACGGTTCTCCAGGTATTTACATCGACGACCTGCAACTGCTCTCCGCCGAGCCGCTCTGGTTGAGCACGACCGCGGTCACGACGCACTGGGAGGAGGCGGTGGACGTCTCGGGCGTGTACGAGTACCGCGCCGTGGCCCCGTCCTACACCTCGTCCGAGCCGTCGCAGATGGGCGACGGGAGTTCCATCGGCGCGGGCACCAGCCATGTCTTCGACGTGACCGGGTACCAGGGCGTGCTGACCGGCTATGTCTTCGCCGTGGACAACGACAACGACCGCGCGAACGACCGGACCAACGGCAACGTGTCGGCCTTCCTCGCGCGGATCGACACGAACCCGCCGCCGGTGGTGGTCGGCGTGACGGCCATCGAGGGCGAGGACCCGACCTCCGAGGCCATCGTGCAGTGGACTGCGGCCACGAACGCGGGCGAGCGGGCCGAGCCGACCTACGCCGTGCTCTCGCCGTGGGACACGTACCGCGTCTACTACACGGACGACGAGACCGAGCCGACCACGGGCAGCCTGTACGTGGACAAGGTCGTCGACCCGTCGCTGACCAACATGTCGGTGACCAACGTGACGATCACGAACCTGATCTTCGACACGACCTACAAGTTCAAGGTCGCGGGCCGGGACCAGGCCGGCAACCAGGGGCCGCTGTCCGACACGGCGACCCTCGTGCTGCCGGGCTTCAACGTCACGCAGGGCATGGTCAGGGTCACCGACGGGGGCATCCTCTATTCCGAGATCTACTGGAAAGCCGCCACCAACGTGAGCGGCGGCGTCAGCCGGGAATACGACCTTCTCTACGTGGACGCGACGAGCTTCAGCGACGGCCTCTCCAACCAGTGGGCGCTCCTGGAGAGCGGTTGGACGAACTCGCTGGTGGACACCGGCACCCCGGCCCGCATCGCGCCGAGCCTGATGGTGAACACCCTGCGGTTCTACCGGGCCGCCTCGGCCGACCGCTGGGAGACCAACCGGACGCCCCGCGTGGCCAGCGAAGAGGTGTACGGGATGAAGACCGTCCGGCTGTTCCCCGGCCAGAACTGGATCGCGCTCTCCGTGATCCCGGACAGCAACAACCTCCAGAATGTTCTCGGCCACGAACTGCCGGCGGGGTCCACGTACACCGACCCGGACAGCACCATCGTGGGCTGGTACAACCGCGTCAGCAACGAGGTGGTCAAGAAGGACGTGTGGCTGCTGGACTGGGGCACCTCGAACCAGTGGCGGACGGGCAACGGGTGGGGCGGCATCAACCAGCCCGCCGACCACCGGCCGGTGCCGTATGACGAGGGCCTCGTGGTCAACATCCCCACCAACCAGAGCGAGACGTTTGTCATGATGCACCTGGGCCGCGTGCCGACGAACGTCCAGACCCAGGTCATCGAGCCGAACTACGCCTACAACCTCGTCGGCGCGCGCGTGCCGTGCCGGCTGCACCCGAGCGAAATGAAGCTGGTCGAGGCCGGGTTCCACGGGTCCACCCTGTCCCTGCATTCCGACCGGCTGCGCAAGCTGGACCGCGAGCTCAAGTCCACGGGCCAGGACGTGTGGTACCGGACCACCGACCAGACCTGGCGGTATAGCAGCGGGGCCTTGGCCTCCGATTTCTACATCACGCCGGACGACGGGTTCCTGATCTGGACCCGCGGCTCGACCGAGGCCTGGACGTGGACCAACCCGCTGCCCTACACCGCGCCGACGCGGCTGATGAACCCGTAACGGCGGGGTGGGCGGAAGAGGGCGCTGCGTCGTGGGCGACGCCGCGCTACGTGGACAGGGGGGGCATGGCTGTTGGACTTTGGTCCAATGCGTGGGGAGTGTAATTTTGGCAAGAAGGGCTTCGGCGGACCGGGCTTCGGACGGGAGGACAGTCGCAACATGTTTTTTATCAATGTGTTGCGTGGCCATCATTACCTCCGGCGTCGCGGGCGTCTGGACGCCAGGAAAAGCGCGGTGATGGACCAAGTAACATCCGGCCCCGTCAGCCTTTAATCCATTGACGCCCGATTGGACGCCGGGGTATTAGTAGTAGTACGGAAAGAAGGATTTCCCGCCGCTTGCATGGGGAATCCCGGAGTGCGTGAGCTGTCTCTTTTTTAGGGACGGTGAAGTGTCTATTTGTAGCAAAAATTCGGTCCGGAGAGCCGGTTGAACGCGGGCGGAAAAACGGCATTCGGGTCAAGGGCGGCGAATCGGTCGCCGGTGGCCCGGTGGAGTAACAGCCATGAATCCTGAAATGACTTCTCAATCCAACGCGGGGCAGGGTCCCCATGCGCGGAACCGGCAAGGGCTGTTGTCCAGGCCAAGTCCAGGCATTGGCCTGCCGTGGCTGGCCGCACTCTTGGTGTGCCTTGCGCCATCATGGTCTCAAGCCGAGCTTCTTGTCGGATTTGATTTCACCAACAGGCCCGGCATTGCCGCCACCTCCACCAGCACCGTGCAGGCGGCTAATATCTCGGTCAGCGTAATCTCCCGCGGTTCCGGCGTGGCCGCGAGCGCGGCCACGAATTGCTTTAATGCCACGAGTTGGACCCTGCCGGCGTCCGGCTCTACCGTGGACAATGCCATCACCAGCAATGACTACTTTACGCTAAAGGTCACGCCCACGGCCGGATACCTGGTGACCGTGACCAACTTTTCCTGGCGAGCCACAAAGAGTGCGCAAGGGCCGACGGGCCTTTCTCTCCGCGTGAGTTCCGATGGGTTCTCCACCGACCTGGCGACGTGGACGCTCCTTGCCGCCTCTACTTCCAACTACGTAGCCACCATCACGGGCGTGAGCGGTTCGACAGGCCTGGAGTTCCGCATTTACGGATACAAGGCGGCGGCGGTCGGCGGCACGCTGCGCTGCAACAACGGCGCTGATTACGGCCAGACCGGCATCGACCTGGCCGTTTTCGGCACCGTGGCGTCGGCCTGCGTGAACCTTTCGGTCATGACCAATCTCCAGCAGCAGAGCCAGTACGACACGCGGTGGGACAGCGGCGGCGGCACGTATGACACGGGCGGCAGCACGGAACTGGGCATGTGGGCCGGCGGCGACCAGGGGTACACGGTGGCGTGGAAGACGTTCCGCACGGCCAGCGCGACGTCGTCCTCCGCGCGCGAGTTGCAGGTCGGTGACGAGTTTACGATCCGGGTCTATACCTACGGCGTGTACTACGGGCAGCTCGGCGTTTCGCTCAACGACGCGGGCACGGCGGGCTCATCGTGGGCGAACCGGTTGAGCGGGTCGCGCCTGTCGGTTCGGCAGGATGGGGGCAACTACAGCGGCAGCTACCAGATCGGCTCGTGGTATGCCATCGGCAGCGGGGCAGGGGAGTCGTTCACGAACACGCCGGCAGGCTCGTCCGCCGCGGACTACACGGTCAAGGTCAAGATCACCTCCAGTTCCACCTTCAACGTGGAATTAAACGGCGTGCGGAAGTACGACTGGACGATGGCCGGCTCGCCGGCGACGTCGGCGCGGATCGACGCCTACTCGATCTTCCTGAACGATGACCGGCGGTACCAGTGGGACTGGGGAGACAACCGCAAGGACTCTAACTGGAAGCAGACGGCCACCGTGGCGGATACCGGAGCCGTGGAGTTTGGCGGGGGCAACGGCACGTCCACCATCAACGGCCTGATCACGGACGGCCTGGGCGCGTCCTGCACGTCCGGCACGACGGCCAACCGCCTCTACAAGATCGGCACGGGGACGATCACGCTGGGCTGCACGACCAACACGTACACGGGCGGCACGTCGGTCGAGGTCGGCGTGCTGGAGGGCTCGGCGGACCTGTGCTTCGGCGCGGCGCCGGCCTCGCTCGTCACGAACAGCTTCAACGTATGGAACACCGGCACGCTGCGGTTCACCGGCTCGTTCGCGCTGAACGCCAACCGCGGCATCGTCCTGGGCGCCGTGGACCAGCCGAGCATCGGCGTCTCGTCCGGCAACTCGGTGAGCTACGGCGGCAGCATGATCGGCACGGCGAACTGGTACAAGGAGTCCGCGGGCACGCTGGTGCTGACCGGCATCAACTCGAACTCGGGCATCGCTCACATCACGTCGGGCATGCTGGTGCTGGGCGCGGACCTGGCGGCGGGACCGGTGCCGGGC
This DNA window, taken from Kiritimatiellia bacterium, encodes the following:
- a CDS encoding autotransporter-associated beta strand repeat-containing protein → MALVAAACWLAAGPVPAATVTYTQQQNQYDTRWDSNGGTYDTGSSTELGMWADGDQGYTVAWKTFRTGSATSSSARNLQVGDEFTIRVYTYGVYYGELGLSLNRGGSTGNWANRISGSQLSVRQDGGNYGSGGGIGSWYVIDSAAGESFTNTPAGSSGADYTVKVKVTSSSTYNVDLNGKTKYDRTMAGSPATSQRVDAYSIFLNDDRRYIWSAGDNRKDSFWKQTTQVEDTGLVQFGGDGASRSIDGLIADGLAADSTSTVRTNRLIKLGGGTMTLGVSTNTYTGGSQIENGVLQGAGDRYFGIAPGAPSTNHFDIWSSGTLQFTASFALDANRGIALGTVATPKIGVTAGNAVSYNGSLVGSAAWQKVGDGTLTLTGISSNTGIAHIPAGLLVLGRDQAAGAVPGGAAENINVWSTGTLGFTNVFTLAATRSVELGAVHGPRIWVAPGSTATVSGAIQGSANWTNVGPGTLALSNNTFSGVMTITQGVVCLVHSNGFGTVAGGTVVASGGELQLKFPGNSTNEALTITGTGVAGGGALRKVDSTGRAYAGAITLGGDAKIAVDAGGLYPSAQIDLAGNTLTLDTTASFQMLSGSSLANATKTAGSGAIEKTGSSFLILRPPSDLTGSITLSGGELRIGPNTSGSGLVAGGTLTMAEGTTLRSDGTTARTVAKALLLNGGVTNGHTGGGNLTLSGAVDLNAGPRAVSVLSTSTYTGVISNGALTKNSTGLMVLLGTNTYSGGTTVSAGTLQGHAAGLQGAITNNSAVVFDQVTTGTYAGVMSGTGTLTKQADGAVILTAASTHSGATAVNAGILAQNGTNTASAVTVAAGATLMGGGRVGDLTVNGTARPNPFSASRARLRAASLTMNNGSAGRFRLGDASDTSDRDFIENDGAATINATTTIYVEDSQLSNFNNASSYSWNLIVGGIADAANFLLNTNTYWSTDVAGGEFALSASGGNLVLDFTPNTSEPTVQATTIVFSSFGTAGMTVGWTPGDGANRVVVAHAGAAVDDDPDDAATYAADANFGDGAEIGTGNYVVYNGSGNSVPVTGLSPDTVYHFRVYEYNGSGGSENYLTNSASGNPASRTTLDDPPTAAATALAITAVDETTMSLGWTRGDGAQVLLVGRSGAAAESPTNGTGYAADPAWGSAGGVGAASKALYLDTGTSENLTGLSAETLYHFAAFELNGSGGAENYLTAGAPVTNLYTLSTEPSAHAGSFTATAVSKTQIDLSWSAAAGADGYMILIRQGVDPAGTPTDGRAYSVGDTFGADTITGLVVGTSFSAVGLAENTQYNFSIMPYNWDGANAQTYNYRTAATIPTANDTTWARAGKVIKEPFNSYADFNNLAGANGGTGWEGAWSGAWDEGDIWIDDVNFSVSLQLLPAQGGDYARKAKFDVDSNGKRSAIKRQFEPITSGQLYATWIMQGGENNASRFWGVSFGTNASYGFQYFGVGKTRNDGSDLGISIPNMYSNQTVQTTDWDLTAGNPYVIAIKYDFDTDLLQVMAWANNNDDILSMQEPVPWIMERTITGIDKLDYLFLEAGSADAGGNAGECFFDHIRVGTNWYEVMVYGGEDDPSPPVPPTVELAFIGTNYAGWNKSITKTNVYDAELADISNPIDFAIRWTDSTGMFVTNDPASVTNISANKGRVWPNWDPLSIGAVTSAFGYDRIFTNAYGVNVDTSVTTYQFAAFSITNIDFDNTYYITVSGENEDRSSGEYTADPPAGGQDVYGSRGILVNEPIRFYILDDDTNAPAPADVYSVSNIVETLRVLHVTAGTSNAYLSGDTTSRLFRVTDNDLATASASFPLRLTLGVSDAAGVARGAGDSATNMSVTIGSVIISNTAGFSADESTPAPAAGISTNVWRFESFTYGQVGDLWTGGTNIVKATVPDADGDRIEDQAILTNQQYGLLTLRDDDVLGPALGGITLVGASGSGTEILGTSFETTEGWPSFQASGTLWSNWITSGTGTGSWFGTGYVNIGDPNSGTRKGGMTTAGLGQYFELPPRENPGILKLYARLSSAGANRHLAVERWDGDEWLGCGTNTITSDSYAEYSWEINWIDSAVTVRVIRVGTDGSPGIYIDDLQLLSAEPLWLSTTAVTTHWEEAVDVSGVYEYRAVAPSYTSSEPSQMGDGSSIGAGTSHVFDVTGYQGVLTGYVFAVDNDNDRANDRTNGNVSAFLARIDTNPPPVVVGVTAIEGEDPTSEAIVQWTAATNAGERAEPTYAVLSPWDTYRVYYTDDETEPTTGSLYVDKVVDPSLTNMSVTNVTITNLIFDTTYKFKVAGRDQAGNQGPLSDTATLVLPGFNVTQGMVRVTDGGILYSEIYWKAATNVSGGVSREYDLLYVDATSFSDGLSNQWALLESGWTNSLVDTGTPARIAPSLMVNTLRFYRAASADRWETNRTPRVASEEVYGMKTVRLFPGQNWIALSVIPDSNNLQNVLGHELPAGSTYTDPDSTIVGWYNRVSNEVVKKDVWLLDWGTSNQWRTGNGWGGINQPADHRPVPYDEGLVVNIPTNQSETFVMMHLGRVPTNVQTQVIEPNYAYNLVGARVPCRLHPSEMKLVEAGFHGSTLSLHSDRLRKLDRELKSTGQDVWYRTTDQTWRYSSGALASDFYITPDDGFLIWTRGSTEAWTWTNPLPYTAPTRLMNP